GGGGAAGGGTGGCCACAGTGGCGGGGCAGACAGGTCACTTGGACTCAAGAGCTCTCAGTTTGTCCTTGAGTTCAACTTGACATCTTTATGAAATATGTGTGACGTACACCTCACAACTTACATCACTGACTACATCTGCTTCTGGCAGGTCTCAGAAACCTTCCAACCGCTaggattttttcccccagtttgtcATGTTGGCAGGGAGAGCGCCCCAAGGCAAGCTTACCAGGAAGGCCCTTTCTCACAAAAGTTTTGTTACCTGGCTTGGTCCTAGGCCCTCCTCCAGCAAGGACGGCAATGACTCCGAGGCCAAGCCCTCCATGGGCCAACTGGCCCTCTACCTGCTGGCTCTCCGGGCCAACTGCGAGTTCGTCGGAGGCCGCAAGGGGGACAGGCTGGTCTCCCAGCTGAAGCGGTTCCTGGAGGACGAGAAGTCGGCCATCGGTGAGGAGGCGCGGGctgccaggggtggggagggcgcaTCGGCCAGCATCGTGGAACGTCCACATCAGAGCTGTGGGTTTTCTCCTCAGGCCTCTTTCCTGCCCTCTGCTCTGCCTGTCTTGATATTTATCGAGAAGGCTTAGACCTGCTCCAGGAGGCATCCTTAATCAAGCCTTTCTTGCACCCCGCATGCATTCTGTTGGCAAGTCCTGCTGCCCAGCCACCAAGCTTGGTCTGATTATCCTCCTCTGGACAACTGCCCAGCCTCCTTACTCCTTAGCCTccctctgcttctcctgcctCCTGACTCAACCCGGCCCACACAGAGTGAGCATTTAAAGTATAAACCTGGGGACTGCCCCAGCAGCCCAACAGTTAAAACTCCACTTTCCAATAGAGGAGGCgcataatcactgcagatagtgactgcagccatgaaattaaaagacactccttggaaggaaagttacgaccaacctagacagcatattaaaaagcagagacattactttgtcaacaaaggtccatctagtcaaggctatggtttttccagtggtcatgtatggttgtgagagttggactgtgaagaaggctgagcgccgaagaactgatgcttttgaagtgtggtgttggagaagacccttggactgcaaggagatccaaccagtccatcctaaaggagatcagtcctgggtgttcattggaaggactgatgctgaaactgaaactccaatattttggccacctgatgcgaagaactgactcactggaaaagaccctgatgctgggagggattgggggcaggaggagaaggggatgacagaggatgagatggctggatggcatcaccaactcaatgagcatgagtttgagtgaactcagggagttggtgatggacagggaggcctggggtcgcaaagagtcggacacgactgagcgactgaactgaactgaggaactaaggtctcacataccacgaggtgtggccaaaaaaaaaattttttttaatcaagtaaaTATACATTTGATCCTGTTAGCGCCGCGTAAACCCTGCAGGAGCTGCTCGCTGCTGTGCTCACAGCCCTCAGGCCCAGTCTGTCTGCCCGTTTCTCCTCTGCGGACCCTGCCCACCCACTCGTCCGCCCCTCCGTGGGCTCCAGTCACCCCGGCCATATCTCTCAGCTCACCTGGCAGACCAGGGTCTTGACAGATCCAGGGAACCCCCTATCTGGAAGGTTTCTTTCCTCTTCTAGCTCACTCCTATAGGCctccgcctccctccctccctcccctgggtcactgcctcagagaatcctgccccggCTCCCCAGCTATTCAGAGACCTCTGTTATTCAGCCCCTTGGACCTCGGTCCACAATTCAGTTATAATCATGGTCTCGTGAGCAGGGCAGCCAGTCCTCTCAGCAGCTCAGAATTCACAGAGAGAATTCAGGTGGGAGGGCAACTACCTGGCCCTGAGGCAGAGGCGAGGTTGTGCCCACACACCACCAGCAGAGGGCGGCACTCAGtatttcctccctccccaggcagaccccacccccactgcagttcagttcagctcagttcagttcagtcgctcagtcgtgtccgactctttgtgacccaaaggacggcagcacgccaggcttccctgtccatcaaccgcTCctggagtttagtcaaactcatgtccattgggtcagtgatgccatccagccatctcatcctctgtcgtccccctttcctcccatcttcaatctttcccagcatcagggtcttttcaaatgagtcagttcttcacatcagatggccaaagtattggagtttcagcttcagcatcagtccttccaatgaatattcaggactgatctcctctaggatggactcgttggatctccttgcagtccaagggtctgctccaacaccacggtttaaaagcatcagttcttcggtgctcagctttctttacagaaaCCACCACAACCCCCAGGGAAATCTGCTTTCCTATGGCTTCTAAGAAAAACTGCCACACCAGATTTCTACTTGGACACCCCAAAAGTTAAAGTGGCTTGATAAACAACACAGGCTGATTTCTTCCCTAAAGAAGCAGCAATCGATCTCACCCAGACTTGTTATTCCCCTgcctctggaggcccagggagaaGACAAACTTTTGTTCAGAAAATGAGAACAGCCAGCCGCATACTGACATGTCGCTGCCTGGGCTGGGTATGAGCAAGTCCTCAGCTAGCACTGGCTGCGCTGTGCCTGGCCTCTCATCACTGTCCACACCTCCAGGCACAGCGCCTGACACTCAGTGGCGTCTCAGCAAGTATGTGTCAAAGGGGGTGAAGAAAAGAAgggtccctgatagctcagttgataaagaatccgcctgcaatgcaggagaccccggttcgatccctgggttgggaagatccctggagaagggaaaggctacccactccagtattctggcctggagaattccatggagggtatagtctatggggttgcagcgtcggacacgactgagtgactttcactttcaccacccaAAGGAGGGTGTTGGGAAGCTGGTGCTGGCGGGGGGCTGGTTGCTGGGAGGGGCAAGTGTGACGCTCCCACCCCGTGGTTTTCTCGCTCCCAGGGCACAACCACCAGGGCCACCCCCGCACCAGCTACTACCAGTACGGCCTGGGCATCCTGGCCCTGTGTGTCCACCAGAAGCGAGTCCACGACAGTGTGGTGGGCAAGCTCCTGTACGCCGTGGAACACGAGCCTCATCTCCTGCAGGACCACGTCTCTGTGGGTGAGTGGGCCGCACCCTGAAGGCCAGGCTGGCGCCCCTGCAGCCGCTGGCCCCAGGCTCACCTTTCCTTGGGACCCCTCCTGTCGGGTCCATTAGGAGGCGGAACGGTGAGGGCTCATTGTGGTGCAGGGGCATCACATCCCCCCATCCTCCACCACACTCTTACTGCAGGTCACCCCGGACAGCTCAGCTGGCCTTTCTAGCTCAGCTTCTCTGGTAAAATAACCCCCTCAGCGGCATCTCAGTAAGAGATgtctggttttttaaaattaattaattttaattggagactaattgctttacaatattgtagtggttttgccatacattgacatgaatcagccacgggtgtacatgtgtcccccatcctgaacccccctcccacctccctccccaacccttccctcagggttgtcccagtgcaccggccctgagcgccctgtctcatgcaagGAGATGTCTAATAAGTAAACGACATAGCATGGCGCCCGGCGTGGAGAAAGTGCTGGACACACAGCTATGATGTTCTCATCGAGTAAGctgggaagggacttccctggtggtccagtggttaagactctgtgcttccaatgcagaggtttgatccctggccaggcaactaagctcccacatgccctgaggtggggccaaaaaaaaacccaaaaatgaAGCAGGAGGCTTGAAACCTGGATTCCGGATCTGCTTCCTTCCTGTGTGACGTGGGTCTCCAGGGCCCTCTCTTGTCCTGGTGCATCTCCCACTAACAGGGGATAGAGCTAAGCAGCGTCAGCCTGGGGAAGGACCTCGGGGTAATGCGCAGCCGCGGGagggctggaggaaggggagaaaTAGGGTCAGAGCAGCATTTTAGAAAGTTTCCACCCGCTGGGCGGAACAACTCAGCCCAGTCTGCCCAGTTTCCAGGATGGCAAACTGGGATGGTCGGTCACCGGATAGAGGTTAGTGAGAgagactggaggagggagggtcaagaggaCCTTATCCTACACCACTCGCTTGCAAACCTGCCTGCGCCTTAGAATCACCAGGGGAGTTGTTTCGTTTGTTCatttgtggttttttgttttttgggggtgggggggccatACCACACAGCTTTTGGACTCTTAGTTTCCCCAACcacgaaattagaagatgctcgctccttggaagaaaacctatggcAAACCTAGGCAGTCtgtgaaaaagcaaagacatcgctTCGTCCCCTGCAGACACCATGGCCATGGCAGGCTTGGCCTTCTCCTGTCTGGAGCTGTCCAACCTCAACCCCAGCCAGAGAGACCGGATCAGCCTGGCCCTCAGGAGAGTGCAGGAGAAGATCCTGAAGGCCCAGACCCCAGAGGGCTACTTCGGGAATGTCTACAGCACTCCTCTGGCTCTGCAGGTGGGGAAGAGACTCCGGGGCCACGCTCTGCCCTAGTGGCTGGAGGGAAATGGACCAGCCAGGGGCTGGAAGACCCGGCCCCTCTGACccgcctcctccttctcttccccatTCCATCCCCAGTTGCTGACGGGCTCCCTCAGCCCCACTGTGGAGCTGGGCATGGCCTGCCTCAAGGCCAAGGCTGCTCTGCAGGCCAGTCTACAGCGCAAGACCTTCCAGAACCCTCTCATGATCTCTCAGCTGCTGCCCGTCCTGAACCAGAAGAGCTATGTGGATCTCATCTCcccagactgccaggctccaagAGGTAGCTTTTCAGAGAAGCCCCGCTCTTTTCAATCTGCACTGAAGTCTCCTTGTCCCAGTGAGGGTGGGGGGGATCTTGCTCCATCTTGATTTGCTGAATCAGCGGGGGTCTGCAGGTGTGCGTGGGATACACCTGCAGCTAAGATGCCTTCACAGGTTCTAGATGCTCAGTATGGGGAGGGAGACCCCAAACGGTGAGCTACAGGCTTGCTGTGACTCTTCAGCCCCTTGTGTGATGCCCAGTACAGaaatgtttgaatgaatgaatggatggatggatggatggatggatgggtagatggatggatggatggatggatggatggatggatggatggatgggtagatggatggatggatgggtagatggatggatggatggatggggagaGACATTAGCTCCCCAGCTAATAATTTGATTAGCTCGCATACCTCATAATGACTCCCTGAATTATGAAGTTAGCTGCCTGAATCAGGGCTTCATCTGAGGGAGGGACTAGGGTCGGTGGGTGGGATTTGCCAGTGGAGAAGAGAGGGGGGAaggcagagtggggagggggtgtcaAGGGCAAAGGCTCAGAGGTGTACAGTCTGGAATTGCAGGGAGGGTCCCACTGCAGCGTGGGGTctgggaggaggagctggagtgGCAGGAAGGCAGGAGGATGAAAAGGAGGGGATCCCGCAGAGGTAACGGAGGATGACGTGAACAGATGTATGTTCTAGTTAAGGACCCCCTGGGCTGCTGGGGAGGCAGGTAGGTGGGAGGGGGCACTAGAGCAGAGAAACCAGTGGGGGGCCTGAGCTTGGGTGGTGGGGGATGTGGGAGCTGAGGGACTGGGGAGGCTGGGAAAGCAGCTGGGTGGTATTGGCGGCGGTATTGATGGGTAGGGGACCCAGGGGAAGGAGGAGGTCCCAATGGGCCACAGTGTCTTCCTGGGGAGAAAGGAGGACTAAGGCCTGGCCCCCTACCCTCAGAGCGGctgccccttcccctctctccGGTGTAGCCCTGTTGGAACCGGCTCCGGAGACCCCGCCACAGgcccaagtcccggagttcattGACGTTGTGCTGAAGGTCTCCGGCGTCTCCCCTTCATACACACACTCTGTCTCTGTCCCTGCCGGCTCCTCCCTGGAAGACGTCCTGAAGAACGCCCAGGAGCACGGAAGGTTCAGGTGAGACCTCCCCACCTCCCGGCCCTCACCTGACCCGACCCGGCATCCCCCGAAACAGGACGCGGTGAGGCAGGGGGTGGAGAGCGGGCTCCCTCGGGAGAGGCCCAGCCTTTCTCCCACCTGCTCTGCCCCCGACGCCCCCATGCTGTGGTGGAAACAGGCGTCAGGGTTGGGAGAGCAGGCTCCCAAGGCAGACCCTGGAATTCCAGCTCCGCGCTCTCCAGCTGGGGACCAGGCCAGATGCCTTCCCTGCAGCTCATGAGGACGGCGCGGCGCCCCTCACCTCCCACCCGCCAGGGCCCCTTCGGGAACTAGGGCATGAGGGCAGACAGGACGTGGTGTTAACACGTGCTTTTTGTGTGCAGGGTCACGCACTTAGTAAGCACTCAACACAGGCTACCTTTCAGAAGGGTGAGACTGTTTAGTATCAAACGATCCTGGTCCGATCCCTGTGATGGAGTCACCTGGCCAACCCTTCTGCAGAGTGCGGTGGGACAGTGGCCTTCTGCTTGCTTCTCACCCTGACATGGGATGGATCAGAGATGAGTGTTTCCAGAGCACTGCTCTGGGCCCCGCCGTGTCACCTGAGTAAGATGGCCGGGGTCCCCGGCGGGGGTCCAGCCCAGAGGCTGAGTGCCTCCCAGCGGACCCCAGAGCCTGCAGTGCGCTGACGGCCGCACCGCTGGCCCACACGCCGGGTGCCCTTGGCAGGCACTGGGGCACCCAGCTGACGTGCATGCTcggttgctcaggcgtgtccgactctttggcgcctccgtggacggtagcccgcccGTCTCTTtccgtgggatttctcaagcaagaatactggagtgggttgccatttccttcccctggggatcttcctgacgcagggatcgagcccgggtctcttacatctcctgcgattggcaggcagattccttatcactgagccacctgggattaCCAAGGTCATGTTTGGACATTGTcatcaaaatggaaagaaatttgaactttttttttttttgccacaccacagcgtgtgggatcttagtttccataGCAGAGTCGAACCCAGACTCCCTTGCAGTATAAGCGCAGAGCCTCAAccacggaccaccagggaagttccaacttGGACAGTTTTATTCAGAACTGCAGGACCTCTGAGAAAATGTCAGGGATACCAGTCTGAGAAATGATTCTCTTGGTGGTAGAAAGGGTGCCTGAGCTAGGTTCAGGGGCCAGAAGGGAGGCATGTTCGAGGCACATGAGTGCAGGCAGAGAAAGCTGGActctggaaggagagagaggaagagagacaggtgGCGAAAAAGAGACAGAGGGGAGAGGGCAATGGAGCGAGGCAGGCCAGCGGCGCTCCGGGCAGCCACGTGGCCCCTGAGATCTGGGTATGGGCTGCTCCCTAAAACCTTCCCTTTGACCAGGTCACCCTGAGGGCAAGAACTATGAAAACCCTCCCTCTCCAAGGCCAATGCCACTGATAAGGAGAGAGGACGGCCACGGCCTCTGAAGAGAGTCATTTTGGTGGCCGTGTCCATGCTCAGGGAGGGGCGGTGTGAAGGAGTGTCTTGGTTGCAAAGGCCAGGAATCTAATCCAAGCCTCTCTGGTAGCAGGCAGCGTGGGGTGTGTAGACTCGGAGGGAAGACTGAGCAACCCAGCCGAGAGAATGGGGGTGCCCCTGAGCCACAGAGGGGGCTTCCCGAAACTCGGGTTTGacctctgagtcgggaagatcccctggaggaggaaatggcaacccactctagtattcttgcctgggaaatgccatgggcagaggatccttgtgagttacagtccatggaatccccaaagagccggacacgacttagcggctaaacaactGAGCCACAGAAATGCCCCTGggtgtctctgcctctgtctcaccTGTTCTACTTCTTCCTCCCGCTGGCCTCACTCTGGGTGTTGGCAGCTTCTGATTCTCACCCCGCTGCAAGGTCAGCCCCCAGAGTGGGAGGCGtctgtggggctggagaggagGTGTGGAGGAAGGGCCCCTGGTGAGGCTGCCCAGGAAGGGCTTGGCTAGCACTGCCCTGAAAGTGAGAGCAGGGTTTGCTTTCTGTGAGTGGTTCAGCTTCTGCCCTTGGGTCGATGGGAGCAAAAgtcaccttttctttctcttcgtCTGTCCCTTTGGTAGGTTTAgaacacaggcctccctgtcaggcCCCTTCCTGACCTCCGTGCTGGGGAAAAAGGCTGGGGAACGTGAGTTCTGGCAGGTTCTCCAAGCTCCTGACACCCCCTTGCAGCAAGGTGAGTCTGGTGGCCAGCCCCCTGCGGACGTGTTCCTCAGCCCAGCCCTGTCCCACAACCCAGGCTTCGTCAACTCACCCCAGCTTTCCCCCAGAACCTTCCTGGGGCTCAGCCTCAGGTCACCGCTGACACTCAAGTTTGCATATAATACATTTAACTGTATTCTTAAGAATTTTTGTGTATGTCACTGTGGCAACTCTGGGAAAGCAGAtagacagaaaagaagaaatttaaaattgccCACAATCCACTACCCAgagattaacttttttttttttttttaacttctggtGTATTTTCTTccaggtaatttaaaaaaatatgtatgtttgtTTTCTCGTAAAAATGAAGCCATACTCTATAGCAATGCTGTCccatagaaataaaatgtgagcCTCATCACGTGTAATCCTAAATTGTGCAGTTGATCCAACTAACATTAACAATACATCTTATTTAATCCAGTACATCCATGATATCATTCCAAGATGTAATCAACGCAGAATCGTTGATGAcatattttgcatctttttttggtCCCTTTCCAGTGCTCAATAGGTACTTGTGGCTAATGGCTGACGTATTGGATGGCAAACTCGATACATGGTTTTGCAGTTTATCTTTTTCATCCTTTTGCCATCTTTCTATGTGGGTGTGTGTAGATCTTCCCCTTTCTTTGTAATAGCCACATAGAATATATCACCCAGCGGGGTGGTTTGGGCTGCAAGGAACAGTAATGTAACACAACCTAGCTTCCACGATGAAGCTTTCATTGGCCCATCTCTTGGCTCCTGTGACCAGATTCCAGGGGGAGAAAGGAGttcagccccagccccacctccccgcAACCCTCCTCCTCTCTTTGCTGGCTTCCTCCTCCGGAGAAGCTGCTCTGTGTCTTCCCGGGGCTGCTCCCTTTTATGAGGCAGGAAACTTGTCTGTGAATTGCCCAGCACACGTTTCCTGGCATCTTGAAGGCAGACTTGGGATTCAGGTGCATTCCTGGACCCCTCCCTGTTACCAGGAGCCGCCCCTCTGCGCCCGTCCCTGGCTAGAGAGAAGGGACCGTCGCAAGCCTGGCTTAGGCCAGTCAGGGCCCAGCCCTGGTGTGGGATGGGATGGGCGGACCGCAGCTTATCAACTCCCGCTGGGCCTTTAGCGCATCTCCAGTTTTAACTCCCCACACTGTCAAAGTATCCCTGAGCATCAGCCCCATCACTGGACAAACTCTTAAGGATCATCTGTCCCCGCTTCTGGTATCTGGGACTTCTAGGGGGCACTTGCCCTGTGCCAGGGGATTGAGCCGAGTGATTTACAGAAGGTGGGACTTACTGAGGGAGCCCAGTAAAAAGCCGTCTTTCTCCCTGCCTGGCTTCTGGACAAATTGAGAAATAAAACCAAGAGGCTACAGATGGAGAGACCAGATCTGGCCTCTATTACCGATAAAGGCTGGATGGAGGAGGTAGCTGAAGGGGAGAGCCTGATGGACTCAGCCATGAGGCAGATGTGGGTGGTGGTGTCCTCTACCTCCCCGACCCGGCCCCCCGGTCCAGCAGGAAGCCCACTCCcctggggaaaaaaggagaacCGGGTTGTTGATATTATCACTACCCTCATTTTAGACATGGGAGTACCAGTGCTCGGAGAGGTTACATAACCTGCCCAGAATCACATGCCTATGAGTACAGAGCTCAGGCTTGAATCCGGGAGTCGTGCCAGAGCCTGGATGGTGCCTCAGGAGTGCAGGCTGACCGCACTCGTGGCCCTGCTTCTCCCCAGACCTCCCCGAGCAGGTCCCTCTTCTGGGTGGCCCCTCGGGGGGGCCGTGAAGACAGTGACCCCGCCCATCAGTGTTGTCAGGGTCTCTGGTCCGTTTGGCCCCACGGTGGTTATTAGGGTGCCATCTCATGCCCTCCCACCTGCCTGGGGGATTCCCCATTGCAAAGTGAGCCTGTGGGTCTCAGCGACCCTGAGGTCACACTGAGTCCGGAGTCTCCAGACTGGCTCTGCACAGAACCTGGGTATCCCACCACTGAGCCCTGAGCCCATTTTACAGGGCAGGGGTCTAGAAGGTGAGGTCGGGATGGGGTACACTCTGCCCTGTTaaaacccacctccccaacctATTTCTGCAGGTATTGCTGACTACAGACCTAAGGATGGAGAGACCATCGAGCTGAGGCTGGTTAGCTGGTAGCCCCCCCCACCGGCTCACCCACCCCGCTGCCTCCCACACTTCCTGTCTCCCGCCCTCCCTCCAGACACCCCAGTAATGGGCACACGCCTGATCCTGCTGCCTTCTCTTGCACACTTGTCCGTGGATCCCTCAGCCACCAGCCCTGCGGGGGTCCTAAACCACCGCCCACCTGGAGCAGGGAGCCCAGCACCTCCCCCAGGAGGTCTGTCTGCCTGGGTCTGGTCCCACCTGGCCCCACAGGTGACCCGTGAAGGTCACTCACAGGCTGGAGGGGGTAAACGTCTCAGACTCCTCCCTGGCCGCCTCATGAGTACTGCTCGCTGCGATGGGGGTCCCTCGAGGACAGCCCTGCAGCCCTGACCCCAGCTCTCCACTCTGTCGTCGAGGCTGCCGCCCCAGAGCCAGCTGCGTTGTTTACTGCTGTTGAGGGTCTCTGCAGAGCTCTCAGCCCACCTCCAAAGTGATTAAAGAGTTGGTTGTGCACGTGGCTCAGCGTCCGGATGCCTTGAGCTCGGAGTCAGTGCAGGTGCTGGGAGCAGAGGAGGGGAGACAGCCCTGTGGGCAGCGGAGGAGGCTGAGTGAGTGTCCTTCTGGGTCCTGGGGGACCGAGGCTGGCAGTGGTGATGCCAATTACTGTTTAGGGGTGTGTACTTTCTAGATGCTTTCTTGCACAACTCTGAGGTTGgatgtttctcttttcctctctgctttcagaTGAGCAAATCAGTGCTCAGAGAGGgagagtgacttgcccaaagtggcccagggctggggtgTGGGGTGGTGATTTAGGAGACAGATAGACCTGGGGAGGCTTCCAGGCTCTTCCACGCAAACACTGAAAACCAGGGCCTTCAAAGAttgtgttgacttaaaaaaaaaaaagcgcaacATGAGAGTAgggagttaagttttatttggggcaaaatggaGACTATGGCCTGGGAGGCAGAATTTTAGATagttctgagaaactgctccaaagaggtaagggggttcagtatatatatatatatatatatatatatatatatatatatatatatatgattttagtgAAGGAGGTATGTGCAGTTAAGCACATATTTTAGGAGAAGCTTCCTGCTCATCTTGTGAAGGTTACTGCTAGCCACGAGGAGCAGATGGCTCCACTAATGATCTTAGTGCTTTTCcagatatgagaagatgcaagaattagGCTCATAaaatctcctgaaaatatctacctGGTGGCCTGTTCGTCCAGCTTTTCCCAGAGCAGAGTACCTCGTTCTCGATCTCCAccttgaactcctttcagggtgtgttgaaggtcagcgCCTGCAGTGGCTAGTGACTTAATTC
This is a stretch of genomic DNA from Budorcas taxicolor isolate Tak-1 chromosome 17, Takin1.1, whole genome shotgun sequence. It encodes these proteins:
- the TCN2 gene encoding transcobalamin-2; amino-acid sequence: MGHLGALLFLLGGLGALAQICEITEVDSTLVERLGQRLLPWMDRLSPEQLNPSIYVGLRLSRLQAGAKEAHYLHSLKLSYQQSLLRPSSSKDGNDSEAKPSMGQLALYLLALRANCEFVGGRKGDRLVSQLKRFLEDEKSAIGHNHQGHPRTSYYQYGLGILALCVHQKRVHDSVVGKLLYAVEHEPHLLQDHVSVDTMAMAGLAFSCLELSNLNPSQRDRISLALRRVQEKILKAQTPEGYFGNVYSTPLALQLLTGSLSPTVELGMACLKAKAALQASLQRKTFQNPLMISQLLPVLNQKSYVDLISPDCQAPRALLEPAPETPPQAQVPEFIDVVLKVSGVSPSYTHSVSVPAGSSLEDVLKNAQEHGRFRFRTQASLSGPFLTSVLGKKAGEREFWQVLQAPDTPLQQGIADYRPKDGETIELRLVSW